A window of Castanea sativa cultivar Marrone di Chiusa Pesio chromosome 1, ASM4071231v1 contains these coding sequences:
- the LOC142634099 gene encoding zinc finger BED domain-containing protein RICESLEEPER 1-like, which translates to MNAPATENLDPVINIDENEESIENNDIKLEENPFEQKKRKRTSVIWNDFNEIILPDGTKKVQCIHCLKRLAFSNNGATQYHRHLKGCLSRKLADKKQKQLAVNKGGVESEVAIANFKYDHAKIKEKASHMILVHEYPFNMMKHEVFNVFMKTVTPYYQKISHNTARNDCISTFELKKKKLKTMLGSVNRVNLTADFWKYGQKIGYMCLTCHFVDSSWKLQKRIINFCHVPPPHSGVVISDAIFKSLLDWGLENKVCTITLDNANNNDAVVRILKDAIKRKLMLGGKIFHVHCCARIINLLVQDGLSEIETKIENVHESVKYLIASEARLIKFGEIAKQLPSKKLILDFPTCWNAICNVGYCLGV; encoded by the coding sequence ATGAATGCTCCTGCTACTGAAAATCTAGATCCAGTAATTAATATTGATGAGAATGAAGAATCTATAGAAAATAATGATATCAAACTTGAAGAAAATCCatttgaacaaaagaaaaggaaaaggactTCTGTGATTTGGAATgactttaatgaaattattcttCCTGATGGAACAAAAAAGGTTCAATGTATTCATTGCCTTAAAAGACTTGCCTTCAGCAATAATGGTGCAACACAATACCATAGGCACTTGAAAGGTTGTCTAAGTCGTAAACTAGCTGATAAGAAGCAAAAACAGTTAGCTGTAAATAAAGGTGGGGTGGAAAGTGAGGTGGCAATAGCAAACTTTAAGTATGACCATGCCAAGATTAAGGAAAAGGCTTCACATATGATCCTTGTGCATGAATACCCTTTTAATATGATGAAGCATGaggtttttaatgtttttatgaaAACTGTTACTCCATATTACCAGAAAATTTCACACAATACTGCAAGGAATGATTGCATTTCTACTTTtgagttgaagaagaaaaaattgaagactATGCTTGGTAGTGTCAATAGAGTTAACCTTACTGCAGATTTTTGGAAATATGGACAAAAAATTGGGTATATGTGTCTCACCTGTCATTTTGTTGACTCTAGTTGGAAATTACAAAAAcgaattataaatttttgtcaTGTACCACCTCCACATTCTGGAGTTGTAATTTCTGATGCTATCTTTAAGTCTTTGCTTGATTGGGGGCTTGAAAACAAGGTGTGTACAATAACCTTGGACAATGCTAACAACAATGATGCAGTTGTAAGAATTTTGAAAGATGCTATCAAAAGGAAGCTCATGTTGGGTGGCAAGATCTTTCATGTACATTGTTGTGCACGTATCATTAATTTGTTGGTACAAGATGGGTTGAGTGAGATTGAAACGAAGATTGAAAATGTCCATGAGAGTGTGAAATATCTAATTGCATCAGAAGCTCGTCTTATAAAGTTTGGTGAGATTGCAAAGCAATTACCGTCCAAGAAGTTGATCTTAGATTTTCCCACTTGTTGGAATGCAATATGCAATGTTGGCTACTGCCTTGGAGTTTAG